A window of the Lactuca sativa cultivar Salinas chromosome 5, Lsat_Salinas_v11, whole genome shotgun sequence genome harbors these coding sequences:
- the LOC111877288 gene encoding probable LRR receptor-like serine/threonine-protein kinase At4g37250, producing MTTLLHFFFFSSFALLISSISALNSDGILLLSFKYSVLSDPLSVLDNWNYDDLTPCAWRGVTCEDFSGSGTPESLMVVSLILPNSHLLGSIPQDLGMIPHLRSLDLSNNSLNGSLPPSIFNSSELETLSLSSNVIAGDLPQLISGLQSLKLLNLSDNAFAGKLPESLASLKNLTSISLKNNYFSGSVPGGFDYVEVLDLSFNLFNETLPLDFGGEKLRYLNLSNNKLSGTVSAGFAGKIQANATIDLSFNNLAGEIPQVLSLSKQKTEFFAGNLDLCGKPLSKMCIIPSSLSTPPNVTANGSATAAIAAIPKNMDPSPSSSTTTGAPAVADSHSGSKVKPVKIAAIVAGDLAGIGLLAILFLYAYNLRKKKMNQNQNQNQNPKTKPETKIQESKISKDISSTRALSSKTCSCLNGVTGDETSETATGSDSDHDNDNLTIDVKGGDKQKCLVIVDGETELEMETLLKASAYVLGSSGPSIVYKAVLGGGNGSGGVAFAVRRIGESGVERMREFENTVKIISKLRHPNLLKVRGFYWGEDEKLVIYDYVSNGSLAGAGYRKVGSSPCQSLPFEVRLKIAKGIAMGLAYIHEKKHVHGNIKPSNILLTMEMEPIISDFGLEWLISGKHSHKTKGSNRHFGSKRSISTREEMMINHDYHHSASSSPYMAPATGLLGCTSPYHAPESMKSLKPNPKWDVYSFGIVLLELISGKVFSERELGEWNASSSDIDDENSILRLVDMSIRTDNNGRRDATLTCFKLGFNCASLDPQKRPSMKEALHVLEKIPFSSC from the exons ATGACAACACTCCtccatttcttcttcttctcctcattTGCTCTGTTAATTTCTTCAATCTCTGCTCTGAACTCTGACGGAATCCTTCTTCTCTCTTTCAAATACTCTGTTCTCTCTGACCCACTTTCAGTTCTTGATAACTGGAACTATGATGATCTAACTCCATGTGCATGGCGAGGTGTCACCTGTGAAGATTTCTCCGGGTCGGGTACACCTGAGTCTTTAATGGTCGTCAGTTTGATTCTTCCTAATTCTCATCTTCTTGGTTCCATTCCTCAGGATTTGGGAATGATTCCGCATCTTCGTTCTCTTGATCTCTCTAATAATTCGTTAAATGGGAGTTTACCCCCTTCGATTTTCAATTCTTCTGAGCTGGAAACGCTTTCTTTATCCTCCAATGTCATCGCCGGCGATCTCCCGCAGTTGATATCTGGGTTGCAGAGTCTTAAACTGCTTAATCTCTCCGATAATGCATTCGCCGGAAAGTTACCGGAGAGTCTTGCGTCTTTGAAGAACTTAACATCGATTTCTTTGAAGAATAATTATTTCTCCGGGAGTGTTCCTGGTGGGTTTGATTACGTTGAGGTTTTGGATCTGTCTTTCAATTTGTTCAACGAAACTCTTCCTCTTGATTTTGGTGGAGAGAAATTGCGTTATCTGAATCTGTCAAATAACAAGCTTTCCGGAACAGTATCAGCTGGGTTTGCCGGAAAAATTCAAGCAAACGCCACCATAGACCTCTCGTTCAATAATCTCGCCGGAGAAATCCCGCAGGTCTTGTCTTTATCCAAGCAGAAAACTGAGTTCTTCGCCGGAAACCTGGACCTGTGTGGAAAGCCACTCAGCAAAATGTGCATAATCCCTTCATCATTATCAACCCCACCAAATGTCACTGCAAATGGTTCCGCCACCGCAGCAATTGCAGCTATTCCCAAAAACATGGACCCGTCTCCGTCGTCATCAACCACAACAGGAGCACCGGCTGTGGCGGATAGCCACAGTGGCTCGAAAGTCAAGCCAGTGAAAATAGCAGCCATTGTCGCCGGAGATTTAGCCGGTATAGGGCTTCTCGCCATTCTTTTCCTCTACGCTTACAATTTGcgaaagaagaagatgaaccagaaccaaaatcaaaatcagaaCCCAAAAACGAAACCCGAAACCAAAATCCAAGAATCCAAGATTTCAAAGGATATTTCCAGTACCAGAGCTTTGTCCTCCAAGACCTGTTCATGCTTGAATGGTGTCACCGGAGACGAAACATCGGAAACAGCGACTGGGTCCGACAGTGATCACGACAACGATAATCTGACAATCGACGTCAAGGGCGGAGATAAACAAAAGTGTTTGGTGATTGTAGATGGCGAGACAGAGCTGGAAATGGAGACATTGTTAAAAGCTTCTGCATACGTATTGGGTTCAAGCGGGCCCAGTATAGTTTACAAGGCGGTGTTGGGTGGTGGAAACGGCAGCGGAGGGGTGGCGTTTGCAGTTCGGAGGATCGGAGAGAGTGGGGTGGAGAGGATGAGGGAGTTTGAGAACACAGTGAAGATCATTAGTAAGTTGCGACACCCAAATTTGTTAAAGGTACGAGGGTTTTACTGGGGTGAAGATGAAAAGCTTGTTATCTACGACTATGTCTCCAATGGAAGTTTGGCCGGCGCCGGTTACA GAAAAGTTGGTTCATCTCCATGCCAATCTTTACCTTTTGAGGTCAGACTCAAGATAGCTAAAGGGATTGCTATGGGGTTAGCGTATATTCATGAGAAAAAGCATGTACATGGCAACATTAAACCTAGCAATATCCTCTTGACAATGGAAATGGAACCGATCATTAGTGATTTCGGATTAGAATGGCTCATATCAGGCAAACATAGCCATAAAACAAAGGGATCAAACCGACACTTTGGTAGCAAACGCTCAATATCGACACGTGAAGAAATGATGATTAATCATGATTATCATCACTCTGCCAGTAGTAGCCCTTACATGGCTCCGGCTACTGGGTTACTCGGGTGCACATCTCCTTATCATGCACCCGAGTCGATGAAAAGCCTAAAACCAAACCCTAAATGGGACGTGTACTCATTTGGTATTGTCTTACTTGAGCTCATATCGGGGAAGGTATTCTCAGAAAGGGAGTTGGGAGAGTGGAACGCTAGTTCTTCAGATATTGATGATGAGAATTCAATCTTGAGGCTCGTAGATATGTCTATCAGGACTGATAATAATGGAAGACGCGATGCGACACTGACATGCTTTAAACTAGGGTTCAATTGTGCGTCATTGGACCCACAAAAGAGACCTTCCATGAAAGAGGCATTGCATGTACTTGAAAAGATACCATTCTCATCTTGTTAA